A stretch of the Opitutaceae bacterium genome encodes the following:
- a CDS encoding PEP-CTERM sorting domain-containing protein (PEP-CTERM proteins occur, often in large numbers, in the proteomes of bacteria that also encode an exosortase, a predicted intramembrane cysteine proteinase. The presence of a PEP-CTERM domain at a protein's C-terminus predicts cleavage within the sorting domain, followed by covalent anchoring to some some component of the (usually Gram-negative) cell surface. Many PEP-CTERM proteins exhibit an unusual sequence composition that includes large numbers of potential glycosylation sites. Expression of one such protein has been shown restore the ability of a bacterium to form floc, a type of biofilm.) gives MKKLLLLASAFAGFSGLVAHAQTPTARNVGDTVLLGGWDFAGFSATNTASANARYNGTFTPYYTAGIASSPGDADYGTAYFTGSNGATFASNRQVASSTAPAYEMLDLSFFPNNNALGENVANQRTILLSSNTVLDNGRATFKISSLTNFNIFENLFVDYSARNQGSANANIDWSYSLDGVNFTSIAGTNSVISPSGANYNVFSANFAAVDAIEGVSTLWLGLNYTEDALAASVFVDNVAFYGTAAAIPEPSTYAAALGALALGAAALRRRKAASLAA, from the coding sequence ATGAAGAAGCTTCTTCTCCTCGCCAGTGCCTTTGCTGGCTTCTCGGGCCTCGTCGCCCATGCGCAGACTCCGACCGCGCGAAACGTCGGTGACACCGTCCTCCTCGGTGGCTGGGACTTCGCAGGCTTTTCGGCAACGAATACAGCATCTGCCAACGCGCGTTATAACGGCACTTTCACGCCGTACTACACCGCTGGTATTGCTTCGAGCCCTGGTGACGCTGACTACGGCACCGCATACTTCACCGGTTCAAACGGGGCAACGTTCGCCAGCAATCGTCAGGTGGCCAGCTCCACGGCTCCTGCCTACGAGATGCTCGACCTGTCCTTCTTCCCGAACAACAATGCGCTGGGTGAAAACGTCGCAAATCAACGGACGATTCTCCTGAGCTCCAACACCGTCTTGGACAATGGCCGTGCGACATTCAAGATCAGCTCGCTCACTAACTTCAATATCTTCGAAAATCTTTTCGTCGATTATTCGGCCCGCAACCAGGGCTCGGCCAACGCGAACATCGACTGGTCCTACAGCCTTGATGGCGTGAACTTCACGTCCATTGCTGGAACGAACAGCGTGATCAGCCCGAGCGGCGCCAACTACAACGTGTTCAGCGCCAACTTCGCGGCTGTTGATGCCATCGAGGGCGTCAGCACCCTGTGGCTTGGCTTGAACTACACGGAAGACGCACTCGCAGCCTCGGTGTTTGTCGACAACGTTGCCTTCTACGGCACCGCTGCCGCGATTCCTGAGCCGTCCACCTACGCCGCCGCTCTCGGAGCGCTGGCTTTGGGTGCAGCTGCACTCCGCCGCCGCAAGGCTGCAAGCCTCGCTGCCTGA